In Drosophila subpulchrella strain 33 F10 #4 breed RU33 chromosome X, RU_Dsub_v1.1 Primary Assembly, whole genome shotgun sequence, the DNA window TTGAGCATTGGTTATTTATCTGGGCTTACCTGTATTGAAGTCCAGTCCCTGAGTGTCCACCAGGTACTGCAGGATGTCGCCCTGCTCCTCGAGATTCTCCGTTTCGCGCAGCATCGCAATCAGCTCCTCCACCTCTGTGTCCGCGAAATTGGTTTCGGCACGATGGCGTTGTATGAGAATTTTGGGCACTGTTACTATCAACATCGCAGTTCGTAGCGAAGGTGGGCCAATCGAAATTATACGTAAGAAATGAATGAAAACAGAAGGCAAGAAGCAGAACGTAAAATTAACAAAAGTATAGAAATTAAAAGGTAGGAGAtatcacaaaaaaataaaaagtttataaTTAAATGGATGTGCTGAAGTTgagcttttaaaataaacttattGCATTTAACTGGACTTTACGATTATATCAACATaacttttgaaatattttataacagTTATTTGACATTTACACAGATTACATTTACATTAGATTATCCCTAATACTCTAATCACTTATAAAGTACATagttttagtttagtttacTAGCTCCCTCCAGCAACTCGAAGAACTTAAAATTAGTTAATAAACTGTAAGATGAAAACCAAATGGCAGACTAACTCTCTTGCTGGCGGACAAACTCGCTGCGTCTGTCGATCGCCGAGCGGCTGTGGTGCTGCGGATCCACCGGATAGATGTTCTCCCGAATGGACAGCTCGTTGCCCAGATGCAGTGGCGAGTTGGCGGGTCCCTCCTCCGGTGTGGTGGCGAAGACACTGACATGGCTCTGCTTGTTCGCCTGCAGCCAAGGAGGTGGCACAATCGAGGAGAGGCGGCGTTCGGTGAGCGGAGAAGGTCCCTCCATGCCCAGGTTGTCAGCTGAAAAGCAGAAGGAAGTTATTATAATGTCAAGGAGTAATATTCCACCTAGGGAAAGCCATCACTCACAATCCACATTGATGGAGCGCGTCTTCTTGATCGCTCCCTTGCAGGACATGCGGCGCCTCAGGGTCCGCGGACGCAGCTGTCCGCCGCGCAGACTCATGGTGCTGCGGTTGCTGAACGAGCGCAGCAGGTGCTCATCCAGGTAGGTCTGCACATCCGGATGCAGGCGGTCCGGATAGCCGTCCTCCGTGCTGCCCAGGAAGCTCAGGTCCGTGATGGCCGAGGTGTTGAGGAAGTCCTTCAGGCTGCCCAACATCACGCGGGTGCCGTTGATGTAGCCCGATTTCAGTTTCCTCATCGTCTGGATCATGGCCAGCGGAATCTTGTCCTGATCTGTGGATTCCGCACCGCATCCGTTTGGAATTCGTTAGATTTTTCATTGTCTTTATCTCTCGGTCAACTGGTATGAGTATGTGGATCATGATCTGGTTGGGATGCTGGGCAGTGGGTTGGGTTAGAAGCGACGCTTAAAAACTACGGGTTAGTCACACAAAAGTACAACAACGGTTACCGATATATATAAGCACAGGATTCCAGCACCATCGGCAATTAGTCTGAGTTTTGGGTGCAAGCCAAATGCAGTGGGAAAATTGATTAGCAGCAACAGCCACAGGGATTAGCAAAtacttaattatatttaatcaCAGGTTTTTGCGtggatttttgtttttattattcatAAGATGCTTTAGCTTTATGTATGTTTGTATTTCTCTGAGGTCATGTAACTTTGTAATACCGCAAGCTTGACTTTGGTTGGGATGGTCTACATTTTGTGGATTGTTTTGAAACGAGTTTGGTCtaaaagtgttttattttatgttatGAACGTGTAAATAGAGATAGTTAAGAAGTCCGAATATTCAAAGAAAGCATGGGATATAGAGCACACAAAAGTACCTTATCCATAAACTGTACACCTATATCTTGAAGAAAGTACTCGGAATAAAAGATAAACCTTTAATGAAAACGGTTTTTTGGTtctgaaaaaataaatcaaattgtATAGTCAAATGTTTTCAGATTCCCTATAAGAAATAactaattttgaaaatatcttTCACAAGATATTGGTGTATGCAGGGTCACAACAAGAACAAGGATTTGGATTTGGGTTCAAAGGTAGTAGAAAGAGCAGAAGCAATCAGGCCATTTACTAAGCTGACACAAGCAGGGTTCAAAGGTCACGGATCACAGATCGTTTGCATATAGTTAAATCAATTGGTTGTTGGCTTTTGTGTGTAAATAGGggtatatattatatagtatATCGCATATATGCAGTGGTTTTTGGAATCAAGTGTTTTTGCCATTGGGTGCAGTGGGGATCggatttggatttggattGGAGGTGGCAATGCAGAATCGAGCTGGGTGGGTTTTTTtgcttattgttttttttggattttttatTTCGGGTAGTTACCTAGCATATAGTGGGTTGCCATTAGTGTGATTGTCGGCCTGCCCAACATGTGACGCCAATTGTTGGTCAAGAATGCTAAATTTGTGGTAAAATTGCTGGCAAGCAAGTCGGGATCGCGTGTTGTATAATATTCTTCATAGTCGATATGCTGTGTAAGtgtagttgttgttgcagttgttgttgtgtatatatttattaaatttatttgggaTAAAATAAAGAAGAGAAAGGATTTGTTTTGGTTtcgattttcattttttttgttgtattcGATATTTTATTGGCCAATTTTCAAGGGTTTTGGGGATGGAAAATATGGGAGTAAGGGTGTAAAAGTTCATAAAAGTCCAGAGCAGAGCGttgagaaataaaataaataaactaaggctacattaaactaaaaataatatatttgcgGTCAAAATATCAGTAGTATTTGCTTATAAATGTCGTATAAAAAGggatattaaaattatttttaacatatttgaGTTTCAATTCATTCCTTCTAAAATTAGGTAAATTTAATTGACAGACAAATTTATTTCATACTATTATTTTAACCGCAGCTGTATGTATAAAGTATATAAGGtgaagtgtgtgtgtgtgtgattgtTCTTTAAACCTATAAGTAGTCTATGTCATTTATGGTCGAGTGTGTGGGTATTACCATAACCAAACTAAAGCTAACTAAAAGCATAAACCAACTAAAAGCTCAAAGGAAATTCAACAAAATTCAGAACCAGCTGCCCAATGTTCGGAATAAGCAAAAAGGTCAAGATCATTTACTCTTCAAtatggaatttatttttggacaAAGACAAGACAAAGCATTCAATAGACCGCAAATTTCCGGACCTTGAGCAACCGATTCAATTCTAGAGTTAACGAGTCAAGTGGGTGCATTTGTGTGGTTCGAGTGTGCGTGTCAATTAATTGATAAACAATACCAATACCAAAAGCAAACCCTTGCAAATTAATCAAATCAACAGAGCAATTCACAAAAGATATGGGGAAAACAGTCGGGGGGAGCATAAAAAACCCGCGCACAAATAAACATTagaataagaaaataataaaaaaagacaTGGAGTGAAATAAACGTTAAACGTCGACTCTTCTCTCTCCGTTGACCGACCTAGGTGGATGCGCTTCAGCACCAGGGTGACCAGCGGACGACCCAGCAGATCCCAAGCGGACTTGAGGAAATTTATCTCGCCCTTGAGGATGTCGATCATGAGTTCGTTATCGGAGGCGATATAGAAGCGCGACAGGTCGGCGAACTGATGCGTGATAAACGGTAGAAATCATAAGTCAATCATCGATTACAGGGATGCAAACCGATCGGCCCTAGATGAACTTAAGATGATGATCAGattaaattcaattcatttttttttgccttaaaataatttcaatGAAAAATACTACCCAAAGTGTCAATTCCAacaattaaaatacaaaatttaagtTAAATTAATAGAAATTATTACTAAGTgtaggaaaataaataataattgtttaaTAAGCAAATTTTCCATGATATAATTGTTAGTATTAGTCTCAAAGATTTTgcattattttaagaaaataggAAATAAAAACGCCACGACCGGTTTGCATCGCTGACCAAAAATACAATAGAAAGTGTAAAAACAGAGCAATGGGGCATTGGGTATTTTCGGGAGTCTGGGAAGAGGTGGCCGGTTTTCTTGGATAATTCGAGAAGGCTAACTGGACTCCATTGTCACTCACCTGCGGGGTGAAAGCGAATATGCGATCCTTCAGCGAGTACAGCTTGCTGGTGCTGAGGATGCCCACGTCCCGGGATTTTCTGCCACTCAACCCCAGCTTCCGGTTGCGGCCCAGGTAAGTGTACAGGTGGCTCAAAACACGTGCTGGCTGCACCTCTATGGGAGCCACCTCGGCGATCGTCTGCACGTGTAGATCGTGTTCGGCCAGCTTGTCACGGATCTCGTTGTCCTCGGCAATGATGACCACCTGGACGACCACGTCTGGTTTCTTTTGAGCTCCCAGGCGACGATTCAGTGGATCCAACTCACCCACGGCAAGGAAACCCTAAAAAGGTTTTAAGAAAAACAACATTAGAAGCAGTCGTTGATAagaaaataaatcttttaaaaatttctaCAAATTATGAGTGCAATTTTTGACCTAACCAAGTGCCCGCAAATGTACGTAGCCAGATCGatataaatactttacagGGTCGCCAAGGCTTTCATCTATCTTTAGCAGCCAAAAACGTCTAAAACAAAAGCTCACCTCCTGCAGCAACCTTCCGAGGATGAACAGAGACTGGCCCCACAAGAAGGGACACCGGCCGACCACTTCGCGGACCTGGGATCCTGGCTTCTGGTACTCGAAGCCCACCAGATCCTGTGGCACCGCATAGCTCTCCGGCACGAGGAGGATGCCATCCTCCGAACGCACCATGATCTTCTCCAGCCGGCTGGCATACTCCTCCACCGAACGTTTGTCGTTCTGAAAGGCGTGGAACAGGATCAGGTAGCAGTAGAACAGCGGCCACTCGCACTCGATGTTCTCGAACATGCGCAGTTCCCAGCGCTCGTAGTAGAGCCTGGAGGGATCCTCCTTGGGGGTGCGGTAGCCATCGCGCAGGAATCTCTTGCAGCCGTACTTGCCCTGCAGTCGGGACAGAATCGCATCCTTGGTATTGTGGATCAGTTGGGCATCGTCCACGGCAAAGGCGGGAAAGCCGATGACGCACAGCAGTCCGGAATCCAATTCCTTGCTGTTGGACTCACGGGGCAGCATCGACTGGAGCACTGCCTGGCACTTGTGGGCCTCGTCGGCCAGCACATGGATCACACTGGCTGGCCCGCCGCGGGCGCCGAACAGATCCAGCTCGTTCATGGCCTCCAGCGCCGCCTTGGCCATGCCAATTGAGCTGGCATTCAACTCCGGTTCAcctggaaaatataaatatatcaatattGGACTGCTCACATAACACATTATAAAGctgaatattttttgaataagaaccaaacatattattataatCAAGCAATTATGATTTTGGAGATAAGATAATGCACAATTACGCCTAATAATACTCGGttataaaatgtaaacaaaatattaccGATCTATCAATCAATTAAATAATGATACAATTAATAATACTCCTGTTTTCTGTATCTAAAAATacgtttttttataaaatgatAGTGTACATATATGAAAGATAGAAGGATTTACATAAATACTTTGAAATCATAACCAACTTTTTCAACACATTTTGATCATTAAGTTCGTAAGCTCTTTATTATGGCTATTATTTCTATTGTACCATCTACTCACCATGATTGGTCTTGTCGCCACGCTCCCATATCCCGTAGTCAGGAATGGAGTAGGCCGACTCAATGTAGAAGACCAGATTCTGGATGAACGACACCTCGTCCAGGGAGAAGACGATCTGCAGACCCGAAGCCGTCATCTGGGCCAGGATCAGCAGGTACAGGGAGACGGCATCGATCTGGAGATGGCCCCACTCATTGTCCCCGACCACGGGCAAGCCGTTCTTGCTGGAGTACTTGGCGTGCAGGGAATCGTAGGGACTCTGGGTCATCTTGAACTTCTCCACCTTGTCCTTCTGGTTCATCATGGCCATGAGCAGGCCGCGCATCAGCTTCACACAGCTCTGCTCCAGCTCATAGCACTTGGCCCGATCCTCGTCCTGGTCGGCAATCTTCTTGTACGCCATGGACAGGCCCCAGACGGCCAGGATGCAGTAGACATTGTCCCTGATCCAGGCGTGAGAGTTTACATTGGAGGCGGGGAAGAGGCCGGTGACCGGCTCCTGGTGGGCCAGGATCAGTCGGTGCACGATGCGCTGGTAGTAGTCCAAGCGGACGCCCGAATTGCTGCGGGAACGCATCGTCGATTTGGAAGTGGTTTCCTTTCCGGTCAGTTCTGTTAAAAACGGGGATTTAGTTAGCCTTTATTCACTACTTATATTTCGATTAATAAAATCGTGTTATTGTTATCCTGTTCCTATTCCGACTATATATTTGATATTGTGCATACAGCtgacatatacatatgtaataTATGAACTTGTTGTTTTCAGACATACATGgacatttgtttattttggttCTGGGAAGGTCAGCTAAGTAAGGTCTAGTTCCGAACCTCACACATAATGTATTTATATAGGGATCAATCGGAACGGTATTCCGTATTGACCTGCGGTGATGCGGTTGTTGTTTACCCTCGACGACGCGGGCACGCTCAACTTACATAATGTCGGGTCGGATCGGATGGGATCGCCTCAGATCGTTTGTTGTGGTTCGGCGgagtggaggaggaggaatcCCAGTGCTCCCCGGAACAACCCGCGACCGCTAGAACCCGTAGAATGCGTTGATTTCGCCGCGAGGACAGCGCATTCTCTCCGGGATTCGGCGGGTGGAGTGGCGCACAGCTGCCGTGCGAGTTTCAAAGCCTGGCTAGCCACTTATTTGCGAATAATTCGAATTATATTGTGATTAAACTAATGCACTAAAGTCAACTCAATGTCATACAGCGTGACCGCGGCCGGACCAAACGAGAAATACCAATTTGGTCTCAAAAATATACTATAAAATACTATTTcatattttacaaaatacCACCATAAATACCATAACAAATAAATCGCCTGGAAATTCAAAttataatatgtaatatgtaaaaataataattgacttattatatatagaaaaaaTAAGGTTTTTCCCATtgcaaaaaatgtttgtttttatttcattttacaagattaataatatttcagtccaacataaaactaaaacAATTTGCATTCGTATTCAATTCCATATTCCAATATTTTAAGTCTTTAAGGTCTTAAAATAATaccaaaaagtatttaaaacacCATATTCGGTCACGCTGATGTCATAGATAGAGCTGCAAAAAAATCGATGGTCCTATCGATAATATCGATGGTCGGGCCCGATCACAGGTATCGATATTGTTCACACTATCATCGCTAGCTTAGCCGTGTCACCCACCGCAGACCGTTTGCTGAATAGCGCATACACAAACCATTTCTTGTTGTCAATTGGATTCTGATTGGCAATAGCGgtaattcaaattcaaaaataatgggaaaataatttgaaataaCTTGATATTGAATAGTTTAAGATATATAAGTATTATAGatggttttaattttttcaaatggATAACTAAAATGCTCTGGTTTCTATGGCGCCAAAAACAATATGATACCCAAATGTTTGATAGCTTTAAAAGCTACCAGTATGCAAATATAAACatacaaacacaaaacaatataaataaaacatatgCTGCGTGTGAAAATCCCGAAGCCTACGTTCATAATGAAAATGGTTCTCACTATCTATGGATATCGGAGACACTAGAAAATCCGGTCTGAGCTCCAGTTCTGAGCGAGCTTAAATATCGCACTTGGAAAAAGTGCTCTCAGTGGCGAGTGGGAAAATATACGAAGTTTGTATACACTTTAGCTCTAATTACAATTTAATACGAAGTAAAAGacgtaaaataaaaaataggaATGGACTATGGTTATATCGGATGGACATTCTGAACCTTTAACACCTttaattaaacttaaaaatagCTTCTCATTTTTAAAGTTccaaaaggaaaaaatatgGTCATGTTAACATGACATGTCATATGAACCATGGCAAGTTGTGTGTAGGTTACCCATTACTTTGCAGCGAAAAGTAATCCCCTTTTTACTAGACCCCATGGCGTTGAGTGATTCAGAACCAAAGCTACGGCTCTCTGATCTTTCACTTTAAGTAGTGTGCTAGGCTTGTGAAAGGCATCAGTTTCAGAAAAGCCATTGCATTGATTCAGACTAAAAGCTATGGCTCTCCGATCTTCTATAGCATTGTATCTCTGCGGGGTGTTATTATCCAGCTGCTGTGCAAGTAAGTTATGTTTCAATCGAAATTAcagttttttaataaagtaaCTATGGTttacaaaacaaatataattatattttggaTAGTGCTAACAACTTTACACGCGAATCTTTTAGGAAAACGATATATTAACATATCGGGAAAAGCAAAAACTGGTTTTCGATGTCGTTTATTACAATCGAGTTTTCATGGCATTAACATGTGTACGGATAAAACCcagcttttattttcatttttcaaaacTAGTCTTGGGATTTTTGTTCAAAACTGATTTAAAATACAAGAACTATTTCCTTGTGTGTTATATTCCTTATACCTTATCACTGGTTTTTTTGATAGCTGATATTTGAATTGGGAACTAGTTCCTTATGTATGATTCCTAAGCGGATCGTCCCTTGGCGGATCTTTACTATAAgcattcttttttttaagtattataTTCCTTATTACCTATGCCtcgtattttatatttattttagagcCCAAGCTGCACTTTGGCAGCTGTCGAGGATCGGGCCAGTGCCGCCTCGTTGAGGACTGCCTGGCGGAGCCGGGTTTTGTCCAGGACGAGGACTCCTCCGAGTGCTCCTACACGGTGTGCTGCGTGAGGCGCCAGTCGGAGTACTCGCAATCGGTGGAGAACTACTGCCGCCACGACCTGAAGCCCCACATTTCGAATGGCGAGATCACCAAGGTGCGGGAATTCCCCTGGATGGCCATGTTGCTGTACGGCGATAGGCTGCAGCCAAAGTGCGGGGGCTCGCTGGTGAGCCAAAGATGGGTCCTGACCGCCGCCCATTGTGTGCCCCGGCATGGTTACGATGAGCAACTGCGTCTCGTTCGCCTGGGAGTGTGGGATGTGCGGATTGGCGGGAAGGATTGCCGGGGCATGGCGGACTGCGCACCACCTTTCCAGGACTTTCCCATTGCGAGATCCATCGTTCACGAGCTGTACCGTCCCGCCGACACATCGGGTACCAGTCTGGAGAAGCACACCCACGACATTGCCCTGCTGCTACTCAGCCGCAGCGTCACCTACTCGGAGTTCATCCAGCCAATCTGCCTGCCCTCGCTGTACACTCCCTCCCGCGGCGATGACTATGTGGACTACAGCCTGACCATCGCCGGTTGGGGTCGCACCAGTGAGCTGACCACGGACACCAGTCCCGTGAAGATCAAGGCCCAGGTGAGTGGCTGGTCGCGGGACAGCTGCAAGAAGCTCTACGAGGACGTGGGCGAGGGCCAGATGTGCGCCGGTGGCGGTGCCTCCAGGAAGGGCAGCTGCTTCGGCGACTCCGGCGGCCCGGTGATGGATGGCAACCAGCTGGTGGGCATCGTCTCGCTGGGCGAGTCCAAGTGTGGATCCGACCGGGGACCCATGGTGGTCACGCGGGTGGAATCCTACGTGGCCTGGCTGGAGCGCCACCTGTTCACGCGGCCTAACGCGACGAACAAGCACTCGCAATTATTCAACATTTTCGTTAGGAAAGTTTTTAGCTAGTGTGTAAAACTGGAAAGGTTCCGCAACAAGTCAAAATCTGTGCCAAAATAatgctctctctctctgtaaataattaattgtaaCTTGTATTTCTTAGAATTTTTTATagatgtattttttttttaaattgtagcCAATTTTGAACAATAAATGTAGTCTAAAAGTTACCAAAAACCCAATTGATTGTATGGAGACACCGTGTAAACAAAAGATTTTATGATATTATAACGTCTCAAAGTTTTGTaatcaaaaaaatgttaactgcacagagagaaatattcaagttcattgttcttgatttgagaacattcgttcttaaaaaccgtgtaagcccattttggtatcaattatctcaatattagaacgaaatggtgagaagagaaaacttaaattgagtttacTTAACATCTTTTTAATAAGTAATAGtttagtttctgagatataCATCTTTCAAAAatttcgttctatttttaagaacattatGAACTCAGATTAGAACGTCAGAAATCTCTCTGTGTGGAAATTACAGTGTGACGTACCTTGTATAGAAAATCAATATAGTAAAATCAATACGTTTATGGCAATATTAAATTGATGGTGACATTTTGGTTTTTATCTTTTAACAGTAACATTTGAAATCATATTTCTGCCCAGAGTGGCCCGCTCAAAATCAATCCATTTGAAATGCCAGCTTAAAGGTAACGCTTTTATTGTCCACATGAGGGGTAACTTTTTGGGTCTCGCAAAGGACTATGTAAGTCTAGGCCACGGAACTGCACAGTCCGCAGTTGCTCACCGGGCACATCTTCATCTCGACATCCTCGCCCACCCGGACGACGGCGGCCATGCCGTTCTCCGAGTGCGGGGAGATGTGGCAGTGGAACATCCAGTAGCCGGGACTGTTGGAGTAGAACCGGAATATCGTGTAGCCGAAGGCGGGCACCTGGACGGAGTCCTTTAGCGGAGCACCCTTTCCGCGTCGCGGCAACGGAGTCTTCTTGTCGATCTGCTCGATCTGGCCGATCTTCTGCTCGCCCAGCACCCCCATCCCGACCACCCGGAATGTGTAGCCATGCAGGTGTATCGGATGCGGCGTCTGCGAGAGGCTGGAGACGACGAACTCCACCTGCTGATTGGCCGGCACCTGGATGACATTGGAGCACTGGCAGTGGCGCTGCCGGCAATTGAATCCGAGATCCGCCTGCTGGGAGCGATTGCAAAAGAACTGGCCGACGCCCAGGTTGCGTGTCTGCAGCAGGGACATCTTGGGCATGTTGAAGCTAATGTCGTCCATTTGGAAGCGGAAGCCCTCGCCCTGGCGCACTTCGAAGGCGTTCATGCTGGTGTAGAAGGTCACCGCGGGCGGCACTTCCGGTTCCGGTCGCTGGGCGTTGAGGCTGGCCAGGGATATGCTATTGCCACCGCCCGCCTCGTCGCCCAGCTCATTCAGGGTCTTCCCGGGCGCATCGTAGGCATAGCTCAGGGTGTGCGCGTCCAGCTTCCGGGGATCCGCATCGCGGTAGTGCAGCACCGCCTCCTGGTGCAACTGGTTCCTGGCGCAGAAGCTGTAGCCCTTCACCCGAATCCAGTAGTTGGCCACCTCCTGGTTGGCGTGCAGCACAAAGTCGAAGCGCTCCGCGCCATGGAACATGATCCGCTGGACCTCCACGGG includes these proteins:
- the LOC119556597 gene encoding serine protease easter-like, whose translation is MALRSSIALYLCGVLLSSCCAKPKLHFGSCRGSGQCRLVEDCLAEPGFVQDEDSSECSYTVCCVRRQSEYSQSVENYCRHDLKPHISNGEITKVREFPWMAMLLYGDRLQPKCGGSLVSQRWVLTAAHCVPRHGYDEQLRLVRLGVWDVRIGGKDCRGMADCAPPFQDFPIARSIVHELYRPADTSGTSLEKHTHDIALLLLSRSVTYSEFIQPICLPSLYTPSRGDDYVDYSLTIAGWGRTSELTTDTSPVKIKAQVSGWSRDSCKKLYEDVGEGQMCAGGGASRKGSCFGDSGGPVMDGNQLVGIVSLGESKCGSDRGPMVVTRVESYVAWLERHLFTRPNATNKHSQLFNIFVRKVFS
- the LOC119556592 gene encoding laccase isoform X2 → MQMYPQLSSGAGESSQWRAAEKDNKRHPCRRDCADNQPMTCYYYMVVHYDDTMAETCKRYLQTKFRFKLNGKEYVDGITLADQLAANDDCKYADGLESEVMVVNGQLPGMSIEVCHGDTVVADVINSMHETTTIHWHGMHQRLTPFMDGVPHVTQYPIEAGQAFRYRFEVDHGGTNWWHSHTEHQRAFGLAGPLVVRMPPKRNPHAHLYDFDMSEHVIMIQDWVHNFVESVAENILINGRGRNLKKGVKAAKPTLYAHFPVVRGGRYRFRVIFNGVSNCPISLSIDNHDLVVIASDGNDIEPVEVQRIMFHGAERFDFVLHANQEVANYWIRVKGYSFCARNQLHQEAVLHYRDADPRKLDAHTLSYAYDAPGKTLNELGDEAGGGNSISLASLNAQRPEPEVPPAVTFYTSMNAFEVRQGEGFRFQMDDISFNMPKMSLLQTRNLGVGQFFCNRSQQADLGFNCRQRHCQCSNVIQVPANQQVEFVVSSLSQTPHPIHLHGYTFRVVGMGVLGEQKIGQIEQIDKKTPLPRRGKGAPLKDSVQVPAFGYTIFRFYSNSPGYWMFHCHISPHSENGMAAVVRVGEDVEMKMCPVSNCGLCSSVA